From the Cloeon dipterum chromosome 4, ieCloDipt1.1, whole genome shotgun sequence genome, the window GAGGagataagaaatttaatgacaAAGTTTGTTTCAGATGTTTTCCGCCCAAAAATCGAAGGTAACCACCATCAGTCGGTCAATCGGTGTTCTCTtagttaatttgaatttctcggTTATGCCGCTGATGAGCAGCAGCGCTGCACACCAGCGCTATCGACTAAATTTTCAGTGACACGCCCCCTTCGTTGGATTTTGGGAAAAATGGCGAGCTCCAAGTTAAGTGCTTATTTCAGTAAGATTTCTATTGAAACGTGCCATTCCTTTGCTCACAAAGACTTACTTTCTTTCCAGGCAAATTCCCAGGCCTCAAGAGATGGGCTTACAACCTTTCAGGATTCAACCAATATGGTAAATAAATGCTAATTGAAAACAAGACTTTTTCGGCtagtaaaagcaaaaatatgttcgtttttattatttccgcAGTGTTGTCCCCAAATAATTGAAGTCCTGTTTGGCTCTTAAAACTATTATCTTGGACAATGAACTCTTAAATGATGCTTGAAGTAACGAGCTAATTCTAATTCACCTAAATTTGTTGTATCCCAGGTTTACACAAGGACGACGTCCTGAATGAGTCGGATCCTGATGTTGCCGAGGCACTTCGCCGTCTACCTCAACACCTGAGGGACGAACGCACCTTCCGCATTGTGCGTGCCATGCAGCTGAGCTTGCAGAAGTCTGTCCTGCCCAAGGAGGAGTGGACTAAGTTTGAGGAAGACAAGAAGTACCTTCAACCATACCTGCGAGAAGTCGTGGGAGAGCgacaagaaaaagaagaatgGAATAAGAACATTTAGATGATGTACCATCAGCTCTGGATTAGATTTCGAGGATGTAAATAATAAGCCTGTTAATTTGAGTTGGcatttgttttaatcaattctTACACTTAAATTCCTTAAACTGTCAATCTAACTAAGCTTAATTTACTCTGCTACATCTGACAGGTCAACTCCGTAACTTTTGTCGCCAATGTCAGGAGAGGTCTCCATTTCCATTTCGTTTGATTCGCTGAAGCAGAaactgcaaagaaaatttaaattttacatccCATAATTAAGGCTTTTTAAGCAGTCTAAAGtgggagaaaaaataatacctgTCCAATGACGGGTCATTGCTGAACAGTTCAGACGGCACAGTCGGCGGTGCGCGACACGGCAGCATCTCCATCAAGTTTTGTCTTGACTGAAGGTGGCGTTCAACCTCCTCGGGAGTCAACTGACCTTCGGATATCATTGGTGACATGCTGGACGGGTTTTCTATATTGACCTGAATTGATTTGtgaatgagtaaaaaaattataagttcATCTTGACTTAGGTTAAAATAAAGTTCAAGTGACAACAATGGAGACAGTAcagaaatagaaaataagGATCAAACTTAGAGTTTTTCCTGAGATAAATCAGAATACTTAAGTTTACGTTGGACGAAACTGCAGGTTTGCATTATAATGTTTTTTGTTACCTTTTTGGAAGTGGCGGGTTGCTTTGGGGCAGATTTTGCAGTAGCACGTTTCCATTTCTTTGCAGGTTGAGAACCACTGCTACCTTCACTGCgctttctgaaaaaaaaaatattttttaatattaatccCTCAACAAAACCCCtgacttaaattaaatggagAAGATagtattttagatttaaatatatatatcccGGGTGTTTTGAGATAGGGTAACTTCTCAATGTGactaatattgttttattgatttttattaagacaTTGGGAATAAATTACTGATCTTACCAGGGTGGCAAGAAAAAAGaacatattttggaaaatttatatgtaCTCAGTTTTATACCTTTTCATTGGTTCAGGCTTCACCTTTTCTTCCTCTTCTGAAGAGTCTGATGGCTCTGAACCACTTGATACAGAATTTGGCTGCTCATACTGAATCAGCCGGTCAAGGAGAAAGGTTCGGTCGCGCTTGGCACTCAGGTATTTTTGTTGCGCTTGCCGCAAGatcaattggaaattttcattttcctgttttcaatatttggattaattttattaaatatattaaaaagaatagCATACGTAAATCAGGTACTTCAAGTGATGCTTCAGTCTTCTGTATTTGGAGCGATAATCTTCGCCATCGATGTCTGTAGAGTTGAGATTTGACACCATCGTCTCAGTTTATCCCTTCTTCAGTTCTTCTCTAAAATAAATgagttcaataaaaaattcatgcttATCAGTTCTTCTGAAACTTACCTATCCCGCTATTCCCGTTTCACCACTACAAGtagaatttcataaatatgaaataaagcTTCTGTTTGATCTCTTTCGCACTCGCACTTCTGATCAAGACCTTCCTGCCACGCCCACTTaatgtttgtgtttttattgttcCAGTAGTTTCCCTTCTCGATTATAGATGGCAGCGACTGTTCTCCTGCAGCTTGTTTTTAAGCGAAGAAGGGGAAGAGTTTGCTGGAGTTAGCCATTTTATCTGTTTTTCCGGCCCTAACACGTGGAACACTAAAAGgtaactgaaaataattcgatttttcttGCAATTACGAGCAAAAAGTCTCAACAATCAATCTTTATTGGAGCACAATTAACTCGTTCGCACTTTGAGATTAGTGGAAAGAGCGATTCACAGTCTTAAACGACTCAACAGGTGGTCGCAAAAGAGCCGCGCTTGTGGGGAACGAAACGTCTTCttattatttcctttatttgtcCACAGGGCACCAAAATGCAGATTTTCGTTAAAACCCTGACGGGTAAGACCATCACCCTTGAGGTCGAGCCTTCGGACACAATTGAAAATGTCAAGGCCAAGATCCAGGATAAGGAAGGAATCCCTCCAGACCAGCAAAGGTTGATCTTCGCTGGAAAGCAGCTTGAGGATGGTCGCACCCTCTCAGACTACAATATCCAGAAAGGTATTAATTGCACCATAAATCATCTTTGcattcataatatttataaacattataatataatgtaTTATGCTTCACAAGGTAACGGGATGAAATGCATCATGCGAATTATCCATAGACTTTGCCTgtgttgaattgaaaaacaaacatgTTGGCCCTGGGTATTGCTTAAGGAGTCAAACTACCTTAATTGAAGGGCCACCACGAtacaaaatcatatttatgcATCACATGTCACTTCACTAATGTGCTGAATGGAAAAAGTTGTTTAGTTTTCATCGTTTCCAAACAGATCCCATACGAAAAAGACTTAGGTTAATATCATGCTGATAAAGATACATATGGAATTATTTCTTATGCTACTCGAAGCGAGTTTCTGAATTCACTATTTGGGACTGTAaaagtataaattaattgccatAGTCTTCATGCGAGAAGGTAATTAaggagataaataattatcctTTGATATAAAAGTCAGTGCAGAGCTCAATGCTTTACATCCACTTGGAGATTATTGTATTAGCTGGAGGACCTCGATTAGTTTCACAATGCAAAATCAAGTTCCGCATGATGCAACCCCAGTTTTAAGCCGACTTCAATAATAATCTGTTATTGGTGTGTGCTATAGCTGGGAACAGAAAGGCTGGGCATGTGTAAGCGACTCAATCCTTTTGGGTTGCTAAGATGTTCCAGATACATTGATGAATGAGTCAAGTCTCCTCTATGTTTACATCGGCTTAAATTGATGGAACCGTGAAAAGAGCACGTAGATATTCAAGcgagaataatatttttttaagaaaatttcgacattattttcaattgtttcttgatctttaataattaattttgaaatctacgttgtaaataattataaaatgcatCCAAAGATGTGCCTAAGAttgcacatttaaaataagtaCATTCTCGGAAAAAATTCTGACttagaaatatttacataattaatATCCTCTCAGATTTAATTGCGATTGGATACTTTAAGTGGacagatattttattaatatatggCCCATTTTTTAGCTTTCTTAGCGGtcattttactaaaataattagcaaaGTTAGAAaagatctaaaaataaatgaagaaatCGAATCGCTTCATGTCAATCTTTGGCACAATTGAATTTCCGCTCATCATTAAGGCCACCCAAAATGATAGGACACAGTTGAAACGCGAGGAGATAGAACATCATGTGTTCTACTCTGGAGATCACCTCTTAATTCTCCTCACGCTTGACAGctcaatttgaaacaaaaattcgcTGTACTTTTTCAGTGGTGCAGAGAAAGTTGTAGCATGAGTCACAAAGAGAAATAGTTTATAATACGTAACTTGACTGGAATGCTGAAGAACAAAACAGATTActggaaaagcaaatttattgttggTTGATCTGAGAGGAAAGCGCCAttggtttaataaataaatttctgatgaatcgcatatttattttgcctacTGGAAACGACGCTAAAAGCTTTAATTATTCTCCTAAGGCCATTATAATCACGTGAATTTGTCAGGTGACGCGTTCTCTCAGCTTCCAGTTTGAAGTCTGCGCTGTATTTATCATTGCCGAAGGCTTTTCACTTCTCCTTCTGACGAATGTTTCACGCTTTATAACAGGCTCACTCCAACAAGACCGCGCTTGAATCTGAAAGCTGGAATGAATATGAAACGCAGCCACAAGTCGGAA encodes:
- the LOC135941711 gene encoding cytochrome b-c1 complex subunit 7-like, producing MASSKLSAYFSKFPGLKRWAYNLSGFNQYGLHKDDVLNESDPDVAEALRRLPQHLRDERTFRIVRAMQLSLQKSVLPKEEWTKFEEDKKYLQPYLREVVGERQEKEEWNKNI
- the LOC135941709 gene encoding INO80 complex subunit E — encoded protein: MVSNLNSTDIDGEDYRSKYRRLKHHLKYLIYENENFQLILRQAQQKYLSAKRDRTFLLDRLIQYEQPNSVSSGSEPSDSSEEEEKVKPEPMKRKRSEGSSGSQPAKKWKRATAKSAPKQPATSKKVNIENPSSMSPMISEGQLTPEEVERHLQSRQNLMEMLPCRAPPTVPSELFSNDPSLDSFCFSESNEMEMETSPDIGDKSYGVDLSDVAE